CTGTGCGTAATCCTTTATCTGCCTCTCATGCAAAGATTGATAATAGTCGCTGAACTTTGTTATGGTATAAAACAGACATGTGTTTAGTCTCTGCAGAACATCCTGCAGTATAGGTCCTTTCAATTCCTTTACAAGTACGGGAAGCAGACCTGTCCTGAAAAGCTCGTAGGCGTTCTGGACCTCAGACAGGGAAAAACTGCCTTGTAGGCGGATATTGGTGATCCACTGGATATGACAATCTATCATGGAAAAATCATTGCATGTCAATACTGCACAGGATGCATCGTAGGCTGCGGATACGCTGATAAACAGTTCCTCAAGTGGCCGCTCCCTGTAGCGTTTGCTGGCGCATGTATGCAGGAAATTTACCCATTCCTCAATGATGTTTTCCCTGTGTCTTTGAAGGATTTCTACAAGATCCACGGTGGAAATTGTATCCTTATAAGAGTTATTGGTCAAGAAGTATATATTTATATGGATCAGATGGCTTGGCAGGTAGATCGAAAAGCCATATTAGATAAGGCTTTTCAATATCTTATACGACTTGAATTCGACATCAAGATGAAAAGAGATAAAACTCTCCATGATCTCACGAACTTCCTTTTCAAAGCGCTTCGTTTCCTCCGGGATGTATGCATCTGAAGGCCCCTTGCTATCGTGAACCTCAAACACCGAACCGTTATGGTTGTTGCCGATGGAGACAAGCCTCGGAATAGTGCCCCCTGAATAGGTCCTGTGCGGGATAGCCCTTGAGCAGGCAGGGCAGAGGACGCCCCCCCTTTCGCTTGAAAAATGGATTTTATGTTCATCCGGAATAACCTTGCCGCAATAGACGCAGCCGATAAAATTAGGTATATAACCCAATATTTCCAGCATTTTAAGCTCATGGTGAAGAATGTCTGCATAGGAAAATTCACTGTGCTTCAGCTTTCCCAGGATATCTTTCAAATTATAAAAAAGGTCGGTGTTTCTCTCCCGTTCCTTAGTAAGCCTATCAGTAAACTCCACAAAAAAGGCGGCAGTAGATACCTTTTTGAGGCTTGTTTCCATACCGCTGCC
This Pseudomonadota bacterium DNA region includes the following protein-coding sequences:
- the recO gene encoding DNA repair protein RecO, with translation MTASVPSKSRADPDFTMGLHKDEAIILSKRAYGESDKILRLFTLLSGKISAIAKGAGKSQKRFMNTLEPFNHIRVEYFEKQARGMVRIDNADIIDTGSGMETSLKKVSTAAFFVEFTDRLTKERERNTDLFYNLKDILGKLKHSEFSYADILHHELKMLEILGYIPNFIGCVYCGKVIPDEHKIHFSSERGGVLCPACSRAIPHRTYSGGTIPRLVSIGNNHNGSVFEVHDSKGPSDAYIPEETKRFEKEVREIMESFISFHLDVEFKSYKILKSLI